In Micromonospora purpureochromogenes, a single window of DNA contains:
- a CDS encoding TadE family protein has translation MRKKPTVVRPRPTRRGRADPFLRDRGSSPVEFAVIALPMLLLTFAVVQTGLVFFAQSIALAAATQGVNGARGYQSTVAAGETRAEGFLSTAGVGLDDRQVVVTRTGTEVRATVTGQAVTVLPGFSWTISKSAHGPVERPTTP, from the coding sequence GTGAGGAAGAAGCCGACCGTCGTCCGCCCGCGCCCAACCCGGCGCGGGCGGGCCGACCCCTTTCTGCGCGACCGTGGCAGCTCACCGGTGGAGTTCGCCGTCATCGCGCTGCCGATGCTCCTGCTGACCTTCGCCGTCGTGCAGACCGGCTTGGTCTTCTTCGCCCAGTCCATCGCACTGGCTGCCGCCACCCAGGGTGTCAACGGCGCCCGTGGCTACCAGTCCACCGTCGCCGCCGGCGAGACCCGAGCCGAAGGCTTCCTGTCCACGGCTGGGGTCGGGCTGGACGACCGGCAGGTCGTCGTCACGCGTACGGGAACGGAGGTGCGCGCCACCGTCACCGGCCAGGCCGTCACCGTGCTCCCCGGATTCAGCTGGACGATCAGCAAATCCGCGCACGGCCCGGTAGAACGGCCGACCACGCCATGA